From a region of the Streptomyces sp. NBC_00102 genome:
- a CDS encoding VOC family protein yields the protein MALHWKLVIDSRDAPVLADFWAAALGYVVEDPSPLITRLLAAGQLAEDAVTERDGRKTFRGYAAIRHPDDPFDETSGMGGGRRLLFQDVPEEKSGKNRLHVDIHGGPGGLGPLVERLQELGATPVREVDKGPAGHWWIMRDPEGNEFCAA from the coding sequence ATGGCACTGCACTGGAAGCTCGTCATCGACAGCAGGGACGCGCCGGTTCTCGCCGATTTCTGGGCCGCCGCGCTGGGCTACGTGGTGGAGGACCCGAGCCCGCTCATCACGCGGCTGCTGGCCGCCGGACAGCTCGCCGAGGACGCGGTCACCGAGCGCGACGGCCGCAAGACCTTCCGCGGCTACGCCGCGATCCGCCACCCCGACGACCCGTTCGACGAGACCAGCGGCATGGGCGGCGGGCGGCGGCTGCTCTTCCAGGACGTTCCCGAGGAGAAGTCCGGCAAGAACCGTCTGCACGTCGACATCCACGGCGGACCCGGCGGCCTCGGCCCACTGGTCGAGCGGCTCCAGGAGCTCGGCGCCACCCCGGTCCGCGAGGTCGACAAGGGACCGGCCGGGCATTGGTGGATCATGCGGGACCCCGAGGGCAACGAGTTCTGCGCGGCGTAA